In Alteromonas macleodii, the sequence AAAAACGACGTACATGTTTTCGGAGAAATAATTACCACAGGCGGTGCAGGCTCTAGTGAGTATGATAACTTCCTTGCACCTTATTTGTCAGCAACTGGTCACTCGGCCTACGACTTCCCGCTTTTCGCGCAAATACGCAATGCATTTAGCTTCGGTGGTTCGATGCGTGCTTTAGTTGACCCAGCCGCGTACGGTCAGGCTTTATCAGGCGACAAGGCCATTACATTTAGTATTACCCACGACATCCCGCTAAACGATGGCTTCCGCTACCAGTTACTTGACCCTACCGACGAACATTTGGCAAATGCCTATGTACTAGGGCGTGACGGTGGTGTTCCATTATTGTACTCAGATAACAATGAAAGTGGTGATAATCGTTGGGTAGATTTGTACAAGCGTGATGACATCAAGGGTATGGTTAAATTCCATAACGGAGTTCAGGGCAGTGGCATGCAAGTGGTAAGTCATAATGATTGCGTTATTTTCTTCAAGCGTCACCACCAGGGCGTTGTGGGTATTAATAAATGCGCAGACGGCCAAGATATTTGGGTAGATACATCTACAGACAATTTGTGGTGGTATAGAAATTACCGCGATACCTTAAGTAATGATGTGCAATATATTACAACTCAGTGGCACAAGTTCTATGTACCAGGAAGAAGCGCCCGCATGTGGCTTATGGAATAACGCAGCGTCACAACGTTTCTGAGTGAAACTGTTTACTTTTTCACCAGTCATATTAATATAACCTTATACCGGTTTTGTATTACGTGAAGTACAAAGCCGCTTTTTATTTCTATTTGTCACAAAACTGCCGCGAAACCTATTATCGCGGCTAATTATGAAAAATAAAAAACAAGGAAGGTTATGATTACTATTTTACGTATTGCTACGGTGATTTCTGCTACTACGCTCTTATTAGGCTGCGGTGGTAGCGATTCAAACGATGTACTCGACGACCTCAACGCTAATCGCGCAAAATGGGAAAACGAGAACATCGACACTTATCAGTTTGAATATCAAGTATCATGTTTTTGCACCGAAGAAACTACGCTACCTCGCTTAGTCTTGGTAGAAGATGGTCAGGTCACCTCTCAAACCATTATTGAAGGCAATATTGCCTTACCCTTAGATGATGCAACTACAGAAAGCATTGATAGCTTGTTTCAACTTATTGCATTAGAAGAAAGTCGCGCAGAATCGCTATCGGTGAAATACGACCCTGAACTCGGCTATCCGACCGAAATTAACGTGGATATCAACGAGCAAATAGCTGACGACGAATATACCCTAACAATTAGCAACCTTGTTGCCGAAAGCGATGTGGCTTGTACAGCAACGGTAGAAGATGGCCTCTTGCTTTCGGTAACCGATCAAACAACACTAATGCCGATTGCATGTGGCGTTACGGCTACTGCAATGGAAGAAGCGTATTCTGAAACTGTTATGGTTGATGATACGGATTGTGCAGATGACAGTTTGATCGCAATGCTTGACGAACGTCCTGGTTTTTACACCCTCACAGTACAAAAACAGGGTTATCAAGACTATCAGGTAGATAATTTAGGCATTGGTAAAGACTTGTGTCATGTGTTGACCAGAGAGTTCAATGTAGAACTAATACCAGAATAACCATTGCTTTAAGATTCACGAAAAAAGCCTGAACCATAGAAGGGTCAGGCTTTTTTCGTTAAGTTGTCTTTTTATCAGACGTGTAAGATCAGGGCACAAGCACCATTTTGCCTTTCACCTCGCGGTTCATAACCTTCGCCATGGCTTTTGTTGCTTGTTCTAGTGGTAGGGCTTCATCAACCACTACTTTAACTTTGCCTTGCACGTACCAAGTAAGCAATTCCTGCATGTTCTCAGCAAACCCTTTTGGGTCGTGCTGAGTGAATGAGCCCCAAAATACGCCCATAACCGAATAGCCTTTGACTAGGGCAAGATTTACTGGAAACTTTGGAATTTCACCACCTGCAAAGCCAACTACAAGCAAACGCCCTTCCCACGCCATACTGCGGCTGCAAGCGTGGAATGTGTCACCGCCAACGCATTCATAAACTACGTCAACACCTTTGCCGCCTGTGACTTCTTTCAGCGTTTCTTTGAGATCTTTTTCTTTGTAGTTAATTAAAACATCAGCGCCATACTCTTTAGCAAGCGCCAGTTTTTCTTCAGTTGAACAAACGGCAATAACTTTGGCACCCATTATTTTACCTATTTGCACAGCTGCTAAGCCAGTACCACCAGCAGCACCCGTTACCACCAATGTTTCGCCAGGCTGCAGCTTTGCCCGTTGTTTCAAAGCATGATGGGCTGTTGCATGGGCGGTTACAAGGGCAGCCCCTTCGTTCACGTGAATGGGGTCGGGTAACGGCATAACATGCGTAGCTGGGATTAGCGCTTTTTCTGCATATCCACCTAAGTTAGAGAGTGCGATAACTCGCTGCCCTTCTTTTAGGTGGCTTACGCCCTCACCTACTTCGCTTATAGTACCCGCTACTTCGTTACCTGGCACAAATGGGAAGTCTGGCTGCATTTGGTAAAGACCTTGTACCAACAGCCCATCTGGAAAATTAACCCCTGCGGCTTCAACATTTACGACCACATAGCCTTTTTTAACTACTGGGTCTGCCACATCTTTTAATAGAAGGTCATCAAGTGGACCAAAAGATTCGCATACAATTGCTTTCATACTGTCTCCAGTTAACTTGTTCGACGTGCCTGCCGTAAATAACATGGCATGTCATTAAATATGTTATGTGGCGTTTATTCGCTTTGGTGTATGGTGTGGTTTGCAATTTGAGCAAGCGGTCGCACCATTGCCCCCAACTGCATGGCCTTTTCACTTGATGCATTGCCATCGTGAGCGCGCTTCACTACACCTTGCAAAATAGCGGCTAAACGGAAAAAACTAAATGCCAAATAGAAGGTCCAGTTATCAATAGTTCCTATACCTCTGCGCTTGCAGTAGGCATCGATATACTCTTTTTCTGAAGGTATTCCTAACTGCTTTCTATCAAGGCCACCTAAACCAGCAGCGTGTGCAATGTCAGAAGGCAAACGTAGTTGCATACACTGGTAAGCCAAGTCGGCGTAAGGATGACCCAAGGTTGAAAGCTCCCAGTCTAATACTGCAACAACCTGCGGCTTATCAGTATCAGACATATCAAACATCATATTGTCTAAGCGAAAATCGCCGTGAACTAACGACACTTGGCCATCGTCTTCAGGCAAATTAGTTTCAAGATACTGAATAAGGCGCTCAATCTCTTCGATATGCTCAAGTTCAGACGCTCGGTACTGCTTGGTCCACCTACTTAATTGTCGCTCGAAGTAGCTGCCAGGCTTGCCGTAATCACTTAAACCAGAACCTTCAATATCAACGCTGTGAAGCGCAGAAAGGACTCGATTCATTTCATCGTACATTGCACCGCGTGTCGCAGAAGACTCTACTTCCGGTAACGCACTGTTCCAGAAAATATCCCCCTCTACAAACGCCATAATGTAGAACATACTGCCAATAATGCTGGGATCTTCACACAAATGGTACGCTTTAGGCACTGGCACTTCTGAGCCCTGCAAGGCGTTAATAACGCGGAACTCTCTGTCTACTGCATGCGCAGACTTCAATAACTTACCCGGCGGTTGGCGACGTAATACATAAACGCCGTTATCCGTAGTTAGCTTAAACGTAGGGTTCGATTGCCCCCCTGCAAATTTATCAGCACTTTCAACGTGCCCAACAATTGGGCACGCAGTAGATAAGTAATCATTAAGCACCGTTAAGTCTATTGCATGTGGCGCATTAGCTTTGTCGTTTGACACACTTACTCCTTACGCGTTTTTTTCAGCAATTAAATTGCGTCCAAGCTGCATCATATGAACTTCATCTGGGCCATCGGCCAGCTTAATGGTGCGCGCATACGCATACATTGCAGATAGAACAAAGTCTTGACTGGTTCCGGCAGCACCATGCATTTGAATGGCTTGATCGATAACTTTACATGCCATTGTGGGCGCTACAATTTTGATAGCAGCAATCAAGTCTCTCGATACCTTATTGCCGTAGCGATCCATTTTGTCTGCCGCCTTCAACGTAAGCAAACGAGCCTGTTCAATATCGCAGTGCATTTGCGCTATGTTTTCTCTTATCGACTGCTGTTTTGATAAGGGCTTACCAAAGGCAACACGCTGTTCAACACGCTCACATGCCATGTCCAAAGCACGCTGAGCACAGCCAATAAGGCGCATACAATGGTGAATACGGCCAGGTCCTAAGCGACCTTGGGCAATTTCAAAACCGCGACCTTCTCCTAGCAATAAGTTCTCAGCCGGTACGCGTACGTCTTCAAACAAGACTTCCGCGTGGCCTACTGGCTCATCGTAGTAGCCCATAGCAGCCATTGGGCGCACAATGGTTACGCCTTTTGTATCCATTGGTACCAAAATTTGTGACTGTTGCTGGTGACGGGGGGCATCAAAATCAGTTTTGCCCATAACCACCATTATCTTGCAGTTTTCGTTCATAGCGCCGCTGGTATACCATTTACGACCATTTATTACGTACTCGTCACCATCGCGTTTAATAGATGTTTCTATGTTGGTTGCATCGCTAGACGCTACTGCAGGCTCAGTCATAGCGAAGGCGGAGCGTATTTCTCCGTTTAACAATGGCTCTAACCACTGCTTTTTATGCTCTTCGTTGCCGTACTTAGCTAACACTTCCATGTTGCCTGTATCTGGAGCGCTACAATTAAATATTTCAGCACTGAATAATACGCGCCCCATTTCTTCGCAAAGCGGCGCGTACTCTGCGTTAGTTAGTCCTGCGCCGTAAGGCTTATATTCTTCAGGCAAAAACAAATTCCAAAGCCCTGCTTCTTTGGCACGCTGTTTTAGCGTGTGCATTATTTGCGGCGTTTTCCAACGCTCTTCACCATTATTGGCTGAGCCATTTTCTACGGCATGAATGTACTCTCTCTCAATTGGGTACACTTCTTCTTTCATAAACGCTTTTAGTTTTTCTAAAAGTGCTTGGGTCTTTTCATTATATTCAAAGTTCATAACTGCCCCATTTAGCTGTAGGTAATGGCGTGTAACCTGTCAATCACATCCAGGTGAGGTACGCTGTTGAAGTTATTAAGGTGAACACCTCGCGCATTGGCGAAGCATTGCGAAAAACTGGCATTGCGAATTTGTAAGTTCATATTCACAACCGTTGCAGAATCGTAGCCAAGAATGTGTTTGAGCATCATGGCAATAGCACCACCAGAACTAACGACCAGCACTCTTTTAGCATCTGTCGTTTTAAGGTGAGTAAGCATGGAGTGAACGCGGTCTTCAAACTGTTTCCACGTTTCGTCTAGCAATTCGTGAGCTAGTTGGTCTTCAGACCAGGCTATCATTGCCTTTTTAAGCAGTCGGTAATATTGAGAGGGCGATGCCCCTTCTGGTACTTTAGCTTCGGGGAACCTTGTTAGATATGCTTTAGCCACCGCTTGGAAGTTAAATTCGTTAAGCGCGCTATTCACAGTTACATCAGGCAATGTGTATTCGTCAGATGCAATTCCTTTAGCAATGCCCTCTTTAGTTTCGTGATGGCGAACCATGTCGCCAGAAAATACCGAATCAAACTGAATGTTCCGATGCTTAAAATAATCACCAAGCCAGATAGCTTGTTGCTCACCTAACTCACTAAGTTTGTCATAGTTCGCTTGACCAAAAGACGCTTGACCATGGCGTACTAAGTAGATGTCTGTCATACCGCTGCCTGATGTTATGAATATGTTAACTAGTTCAAATCACATACTAAGTAAAACAGCAGTATAAGTTTAATTAATATTTTGAATGAGTATGCATCATGTGAAACTATGAACCAGCCTCTTGTGATCATTAAGCAAACGTTTTGAACAAAACTTGACTTATTCGCCGCAATTGCGTGGAATATGCTCGCTTAATTTGTCTACTTAACAGGCAATCTAAACGTCTTATTGGAGTAAAGACGAAAAAATGTAAAGGACTGCGCGCACATGGACGCGACTTTGTCGTGATAAGTTTGGCTAGAGGCGCTTAGCTTCTGAACGATAAAAAGAACTAAAATGAAGTCACTTACATACGCCTTTCCCTGCCTTTCTGCAAATGTAAGAGCAACAGTAAACCCTACCACTTATTGTCTTTTAACTACGCTTATATTTTCTGCTAGCTCTGTTAGTGCCCAAGCTAGCACCGACGATGGCGCACAAATACAAGCTGCGAACAAGAAACTTGAACGCATATTAGTTCAGGCTCAGAAGACATCACAAAACCTGCAGGACGTTCCCGTGGCTGTCACAGCCCTAAGTGGTCAAGACATGGCAGACACTGTTAGTCGTGACATGTTCGACTTACAAAACTACGTACCCGCTTTTGGTGCGTTTCAAAATCAAAGTGTGACTAATTCAGGCTTTTCTATTCGCGGTATTGGTACTGCTTCTCAAAACTTTGGCTTCGAGTCATCGGTAGGCCTGTATGTTGACGGTGTTTACCGCTCCAGACAAAATGCACTTATTAGCGATCTAGTCGATATTGAATCTATTGAAGTGTTGCGTGGGCCACAAGGTACCTTATTTGGTAAGAATACCGCCGCCGGCGCGATGACGGTATCAACCGTGGCGCCTTCACATGGCGAACGTAATGGCTTTGCTGAGGCTATTATTGGCAATGACAACTTGGTTCGTTTGAGTGCAGGATCGTCGTTTTCACTTATCGACGATATTCTTGCTATGCGAGTATCTGGCTTTAGTTCCCAAGGCGATGGCTTTATTACCGATGAAGCCAGAGGGCAAACCCTGAACAACCGTAACCGTTCTGCGGTAAAAGCACAGCTATTTTACACACCAACAGAAAACGTTAGTGTAAGATTAATTGCCGATTACGGCGAGCTAGACGAAAGGTGCTGCGGCGCACTGACGTTTCAAAATAATATTCAGGCCAATGACATAGCGGGTAAATTCGGCACTGATGCACTGCTGCTACAACCTCCATTCAACGCCACCATCTACGGGCGCGATGACTTTTACAATTATAAGACATCGCTGTCGCAAACTCCCCTTTCAAAAATGAAAGACAAAGGACTATCAGTTCAAGTAGATGTGGCTTTAAACAAAGCATGGGATTTTGTGAGCATAAGCGCGTACCGCGCGTTTGACAGCTTAGATACGGTAGATACCGACTTTTCTGATGCGGACCTTCTTACTGCCACTAACGACGCCAGACAGCAATCATTCTCTCAAGAAGTCAGGCTGCATTACAGCAGTGATGATATACGCGGCCTAATAGGCGCTTATTTCTACAGCCAAAACTTAGACTTAACCTTTGATACCACTACCCAAAATGATTTTAGCGTATTTTTCAATGCCGCCGCGCCTGACCTACTGCCGCTAGCTAACGCTATCAACGAGCTATCTGCAATTACATCCGGTTTTATTGCGCCTGCTGCAGTACCAGCCCCGTCTGGTACCGCTTTTGTGCACTCGGCTAATCAAGAACAAGACAGCATTGCTGTATTTTCTCAGTTCGATTGGCTGCTAAACCGCAATTTTACGCTAACCACAGGCTTACGTTATACCCGTGAAGAAAAATCTATTGACGGAGCTTATGACGAACGAGGCCCCGGTATTGATGGGCTAAGTCAAAACCCTGCGCAATGGCCTAATATCGAACGTGCAGTACAAGGTTTACAAGACATTTCTGCAGCCTTGACTACTGGCCAAGCGCCCTCTGCTGAATCACTGAATGCCATTGCGCCTTTTCAGCAGGCAGGCTGGGGATATTTTTTCTTGGGATCTGCAGCGGTTATGCCTCGCCCTGATTTAAACGAACAGCTTGATGATTCCCAGCTTACAGGCACAGTAAAACTGGCTTATCACCCCAACGACAACACGTTGACCTATGCCAGTTTAGCCACTGGTTATAAAGCAGGCGGTACGAATACTGACAGGATCTTGCCTTCGCTTAGCCCGCTGTTT encodes:
- a CDS encoding DUF6174 domain-containing protein — translated: MITILRIATVISATTLLLGCGGSDSNDVLDDLNANRAKWENENIDTYQFEYQVSCFCTEETTLPRLVLVEDGQVTSQTIIEGNIALPLDDATTESIDSLFQLIALEESRAESLSVKYDPELGYPTEINVDINEQIADDEYTLTISNLVAESDVACTATVEDGLLLSVTDQTTLMPIACGVTATAMEEAYSETVMVDDTDCADDSLIAMLDERPGFYTLTVQKQGYQDYQVDNLGIGKDLCHVLTREFNVELIPE
- a CDS encoding NADPH:quinone oxidoreductase family protein, producing MKAIVCESFGPLDDLLLKDVADPVVKKGYVVVNVEAAGVNFPDGLLVQGLYQMQPDFPFVPGNEVAGTISEVGEGVSHLKEGQRVIALSNLGGYAEKALIPATHVMPLPDPIHVNEGAALVTAHATAHHALKQRAKLQPGETLVVTGAAGGTGLAAVQIGKIMGAKVIAVCSTEEKLALAKEYGADVLINYKEKDLKETLKEVTGGKGVDVVYECVGGDTFHACSRSMAWEGRLLVVGFAGGEIPKFPVNLALVKGYSVMGVFWGSFTQHDPKGFAENMQELLTWYVQGKVKVVVDEALPLEQATKAMAKVMNREVKGKMVLVP
- a CDS encoding phosphotransferase family protein, with product MSNDKANAPHAIDLTVLNDYLSTACPIVGHVESADKFAGGQSNPTFKLTTDNGVYVLRRQPPGKLLKSAHAVDREFRVINALQGSEVPVPKAYHLCEDPSIIGSMFYIMAFVEGDIFWNSALPEVESSATRGAMYDEMNRVLSALHSVDIEGSGLSDYGKPGSYFERQLSRWTKQYRASELEHIEEIERLIQYLETNLPEDDGQVSLVHGDFRLDNMMFDMSDTDKPQVVAVLDWELSTLGHPYADLAYQCMQLRLPSDIAHAAGLGGLDRKQLGIPSEKEYIDAYCKRRGIGTIDNWTFYLAFSFFRLAAILQGVVKRAHDGNASSEKAMQLGAMVRPLAQIANHTIHQSE
- a CDS encoding acyl-CoA dehydrogenase family protein — its product is MNFEYNEKTQALLEKLKAFMKEEVYPIEREYIHAVENGSANNGEERWKTPQIMHTLKQRAKEAGLWNLFLPEEYKPYGAGLTNAEYAPLCEEMGRVLFSAEIFNCSAPDTGNMEVLAKYGNEEHKKQWLEPLLNGEIRSAFAMTEPAVASSDATNIETSIKRDGDEYVINGRKWYTSGAMNENCKIMVVMGKTDFDAPRHQQQSQILVPMDTKGVTIVRPMAAMGYYDEPVGHAEVLFEDVRVPAENLLLGEGRGFEIAQGRLGPGRIHHCMRLIGCAQRALDMACERVEQRVAFGKPLSKQQSIRENIAQMHCDIEQARLLTLKAADKMDRYGNKVSRDLIAAIKIVAPTMACKVIDQAIQMHGAAGTSQDFVLSAMYAYARTIKLADGPDEVHMMQLGRNLIAEKNA
- a CDS encoding histidine phosphatase family protein encodes the protein MTDIYLVRHGQASFGQANYDKLSELGEQQAIWLGDYFKHRNIQFDSVFSGDMVRHHETKEGIAKGIASDEYTLPDVTVNSALNEFNFQAVAKAYLTRFPEAKVPEGASPSQYYRLLKKAMIAWSEDQLAHELLDETWKQFEDRVHSMLTHLKTTDAKRVLVVSSGGAIAMMLKHILGYDSATVVNMNLQIRNASFSQCFANARGVHLNNFNSVPHLDVIDRLHAITYS
- a CDS encoding TonB-dependent receptor produces the protein MKSLTYAFPCLSANVRATVNPTTYCLLTTLIFSASSVSAQASTDDGAQIQAANKKLERILVQAQKTSQNLQDVPVAVTALSGQDMADTVSRDMFDLQNYVPAFGAFQNQSVTNSGFSIRGIGTASQNFGFESSVGLYVDGVYRSRQNALISDLVDIESIEVLRGPQGTLFGKNTAAGAMTVSTVAPSHGERNGFAEAIIGNDNLVRLSAGSSFSLIDDILAMRVSGFSSQGDGFITDEARGQTLNNRNRSAVKAQLFYTPTENVSVRLIADYGELDERCCGALTFQNNIQANDIAGKFGTDALLLQPPFNATIYGRDDFYNYKTSLSQTPLSKMKDKGLSVQVDVALNKAWDFVSISAYRAFDSLDTVDTDFSDADLLTATNDARQQSFSQEVRLHYSSDDIRGLIGAYFYSQNLDLTFDTTTQNDFSVFFNAAAPDLLPLANAINELSAITSGFIAPAAVPAPSGTAFVHSANQEQDSIAVFSQFDWLLNRNFTLTTGLRYTREEKSIDGAYDERGPGIDGLSQNPAQWPNIERAVQGLQDISAALTTGQAPSAESLNAIAPFQQAGWGYFFLGSAAVMPRPDLNEQLDDSQLTGTVKLAYHPNDNTLTYASLATGYKAGGTNTDRILPSLSPLFDAEKSRSAEIGIKHDFEEYGVRVNAAAHYTQISDFQAATFTGTGFNLQNAGDIIVKGVELEATWLVTENTELHAVASRTLANFDEFERGTCWVAYTWHTGIDDPGRANPSDPFCARDGDRVGFEPQNSLSLMLNHYFEVGNYPASASIDYQYTGDVFLDDANDPYKYSDDFSLFNIRLSFTIPQWDSEVIAWSRNVFDEEYVARSGFDVPVQTGKVMAYPGAPRSFGVTFRKSF